The Nitrospirota bacterium genome has a segment encoding these proteins:
- a CDS encoding aromatic amino acid lyase, whose translation MTEKKRKDMILLDGHSLKLQDVWQAVIHGHECVIAREAAGLMKQSRDFVERLASEPRAIYGINTGFGSLSATRVSEDKLEEHQLNLLHHLSVGQGELFTSFETRAIMMARANALIRGYSGIRVEVVELLLYVLNKNVLPEIPSEGSVGASGDLVPLAHMSRLLVGLGYARVDGRRLPAETALKENGMSPVILKCKEGLALVNGTSVMTGLMALATVESALILSWMEFLTACLFQVLDGEPEVLCEQIHRARGHRGQLAVAGMITEYLRTHPDYLK comes from the coding sequence ATGACTGAGAAAAAAAGAAAAGATATGATTTTGCTTGATGGACATTCACTTAAATTACAGGATGTCTGGCAAGCGGTTATTCATGGGCATGAATGTGTTATCGCCCGGGAAGCTGCCGGGTTGATGAAACAGAGTCGCGATTTTGTGGAACGTCTGGCAAGTGAACCGAGGGCGATTTACGGTATTAATACAGGTTTTGGTTCTTTAAGTGCTACTCGGGTTTCTGAAGATAAACTGGAAGAGCACCAGCTTAATCTGCTTCATCATCTATCCGTCGGTCAGGGGGAGCTTTTTACGTCTTTTGAGACAAGGGCAATCATGATGGCCAGGGCAAATGCCCTGATTCGTGGATATTCCGGAATCAGGGTTGAAGTTGTTGAACTGCTGTTATATGTCCTTAATAAGAATGTATTACCGGAGATTCCCAGCGAAGGATCAGTTGGCGCCAGTGGCGATCTGGTACCATTGGCTCACATGAGCCGCCTTTTAGTTGGGTTAGGGTACGCCAGGGTTGACGGCAGGCGTCTTCCGGCAGAGACCGCACTTAAAGAAAACGGTATGTCTCCAGTTATCCTGAAGTGTAAGGAAGGCCTCGCCCTTGTAAACGGGACATCTGTTATGACCGGACTTATGGCCCTGGCAACTGTGGAGTCAGCTCTTATTCTAAGCTGGATGGAATTCCTTACAGCATGTCTTTTCCAGGTACTCGATGGTGAACCTGAAGTTTTGTGTGAACAGATCCACCGGGCCCGTGGACACAGGGGGCAGCTTGCAGTTGCAGGCATGATCACGGAATATCTGCGGACTCATCCGGATTACTTGAAAG